A window of Candida orthopsilosis Co 90-125, chromosome 8 draft sequence contains these coding sequences:
- a CDS encoding Dbp7 ATP-dependent DEAD-box RNA helicase — MSDDDGLLLNFAIPDASDSSTTPVTKNFKVKGGRWKDRRKLQLSLQGRTKEKKVKGVNSIGIEKPRLPKRKPDEDTRPKANESVPSEFKRAKFPETKGQSGGKNNSYVSSLFTNNETAVQTVTETKPGNEEKTYLPSNAPVKGATTFLGLGINEKLSIHLTEHQRFKYPTKIQKLVVPNLLTTQRDLFVKAQTGSGKTMAFILPIFHKLMMENKHKITRDSGVFAIILTPTRELANQIYSVLESLTRCYHTLVPGIVIGGEKKKSEKARLRKGVNILVATPGRLADHLENTKSLDISQLRYLVLDEGDKLVELGFEETISKITRIIDQSSKIAETVDKWQGLPTRRINMLCSATLQNNVKQLGSIILQDPEMISVDREVEGTILFDDDVDGEATGNSNEHESFAPDQLIQDVLIVPPKLRLVTLDACLVNIAKKIEQNNAPSRSMVFYSCSDSVNYHFDVFTRDGKKLKKVKDDETGEVRTILVSPEDSTDENDVDDSELTAPIIHDNTTIYKLHGSLSQQIRTSILQQFIKDDSRFPHKVLFCTDVASRGLDLPKIANVIEYDAPFTIDDHLHRIGRSARVGNKGEATLFLLPGLEEGYIDAKLKVVHPREENLRITNYEKVLQQAFSEKNATGKNKHDKLGNWDIHATTWHLEVERWLLEDSAALSKASLAFTSHIRAYATHLSQERNFFNVKLLHLGHLAKSFGLRETPKNLGKKSGKNSDKHLEGIDGGSRRVKKEDPRKKMLRMAKLAVKSNNEFNY; from the coding sequence ATGAGTGACGACGATGGATTATTGCTAAACTTTGCGATACCCGATGCAAGTGATAGCAGTACTACGCCTGTTactaaaaatttcaaagtaaaAGGTGGTCGATGGAAAGACCGCAGAAAGTTGCAATTATCTTTACAAGGAAGAacaaaggagaaaaagGTCAAGGGTGTCAACAGTATCGGGATTGAGAAACCACGATTACCGAAACGAAAACCAGATGAAGATACAAGACCGAAAGCAAATGAATCTGTCCCGAGCGAATTTAAGAGAGCCAAATTTCCTGAAACTAAAGGACAATCAGGCGGAAAGAATAACTCATATGTGTCATCTTTATTCACCAATAATGAAACTGCAGTGCAGACAGTAACCGAAACAAAACCTGGCAATGAAGAGAAAACCTACTTGCCGTCAAACGCTCCGGTTAAAGGTGCAACTACGTTCCTTGGGCTTGGAATCAACGAAAAGCTATCTATTCATCTCACAGAACACCAAAGATTCAAATACCCAACAAAGATCCAAAAGCTAGTCGTACCGAACCTTTTAACGACTCAGCGCGATTTATTTGTGAAAGCACAGACTGGGTCTGGTAAAACTATGGCTTTCATATTACCTATATTTcacaaattgatgatggagaaTAAGCACAAAATTACAAGAGATTCAGGAGTATTTGCTATCATTTTGACACCTACAAGGGAGCTTGCTAATCAGATCTATTCAGTGTTGGAAAGTTTAACTCGATGTTATCACACTTTAGTTCCTGGAATTGTGATTGGAGgtgaaaagaagaaaagtgAAAAAGCCAGATTGAGAAAGGGGGTGAATATATTGGTGGCTACACCAGGTCGACTAGCTGATCACTTGGAGAACACAAAGTCCTTGGATATTAGCCAATTGAGGTATTTGGTTCTTGACGAAGGTGATAAATTAGTAGAGTTGGGATTTGAAGAGACTATATCAAAGATCACAAGAATTATCGATCAGAGTTCAAAAATTGCTGAGACTGTTGATAAATGGCAAGGATTACCCACAAGGAGAATAAACATGTTGTGTTCGGCTACCTTGCAAAACAATGTGAAGCAATTGGGAAGTATAATACTTCAAGACCCTGAAATGATATCTGTAGATAGAGAGGTTGAGGGTACtatcttgtttgatgatgatgttgatggaGAAGCCACTGGTAATTCCAATGAGCATGAATCCTTTGCGCcagatcaattgattcaagatGTATTGATTGTGCCACCAAAGTTAAGATTAGTAACTCTCGATGCATGTCTTGTCAACATTGCCAAAAAGATTGAACAGAACAATGCTCCATCTAGAAGCATGGTTTTCTATTCATGCTCCGATTCCGTCAACTATCACTTTGATGTGTTTACTAGAGATGGTAAAAAACTCAAAAAAGTGAAGGATGATGAAACAGGAGAAGTTAGGACTATCTTGGTTTCTCCTGAGGATAGCACTGATGAAAACGATGTGGACGATTCTGAGTTGACAGCTCCGATCATCCATGACAACACAACAATTTATAAACTTCATGGATCCTTATCGCAGCAAATAAGaacttcaattttgcaGCAATTCATAAAGGACGATCTGAGATTCCCACACAAGGTTCTCTTTTGTACAGATGTTGCATCAAGAGGGTTAGATTTACCTAAAATTGCCAACGTCATTGAATATGATGCACCCTTCACTATTGATGATCATTTACATAGAATTGGTAGATCAGCAAGAGTAGGTAACAAAGGTGAAGCTACATTATTTTTATTGCCAGGTTTAGAAGAGGGTTACATCGAtgccaaattgaaagttgtACATCCACGTGAAGAAAACTTGCGAATCACAAACTATGAAAAGGTTCTACAACAAGCATTTTCTGAAAAGAATGCAACTGGTAAAAACAAACATGATAAATTGGGAAACTGGGATATCCATGCCACAACGTGGCATTTGGAAGTAGAAAGATGGCTTTTGGAGGATTCAGCAGCATTATCAAAGGCAAGTCTTGCGTTTACATCACATATTAGGGCATATGCAACTCATTTATCACAAGagagaaatttttttaatgTGAAGTTGTTACATTTGGGTCATTTAGCGAAAAGTTTTGGTTTGAGAGAAACGCCAAAAAATTTGGGTAAAAAATCGGGGAAGAATAGTGATAAGCATCTTGAAGGTATAGATGGAGGTTCGAGAAGAGTGAAGAAAGAGGATCCAAGGAAAAAAATGTTGAGAATGGCGAAATTGGCAGTCAAATCGAATAACGAGTTCAACTACTAG
- a CDS encoding Dcs1 protein (S. cerevisiae homolog DCS1 has m7G(5')pppN diphosphatase activity and has role in deadenylation-dependent decapping of nuclear-transcribed mRNA, nuclear-transcribed mRNA catabolic process, deadenylation-independent decay) produces the protein MSDLNKLVQQFQFERLLKSDTQSKTVAILGRILDERAILIIEKSVFNVDSINSSNGISHLIDTVSTINSNDVYNWGKALLNQDLQQLPAAKVNLIYPATETHIRKYDNQGLHYVRETPEMYQKYVIPYMEKMKGDRLQWVYNILFHGKESESVIYHDHSDEGFVLLPDMKWDKVNLENLYLCCIVNKKDISSLRDLNGSHINWLKRIQDKVKSVAFETYDIAQDQLKVFVHYHPSYYHFHLHIVNVHHPGLGDGIAIGKAVLLDDIIDNLVLAYDYYEKKTIGFVLGENHGLWQIEGYRREHESK, from the coding sequence ATGAGTGATTTGAATAAGCTAGTACAGCAGTTCCAATTTGAAcgattgttgaaatcagaTACTCAATCGAAGACGGTTGCTATTCTTGGACGTATCCTTGATGAGCGCGCCATCctcattattgaaaaatctgTGTTCAATGTTGACTCAATAAATTCAAGCAATGGCATTTCACATTTGATAGACACTGTATCAACCATCAATTCGAATGATGTTTACAATTGGGGTAAGGCGTTACTAAATCAGGACTTGCAGCAATTACCAGCAGCCAAAGTCAACTTAATCTACCCCGCTACCGAAACTCATATAAGGAAATACGACAATCAAGGGTTACATTATGTGAGAGAGACTCCAGAAATGTATCAAAAGTATGTGATACCATACATGGAAAAAATGAAAGGTGACAGACTCCAGTGGGTTTACAACATTCTATTCCACGGCAAGGAGCTGGAGTCAGTCATCTATCACGACCATAGTGATGAGGGGTTTGTTTTATTACCAGACATGAAGTGGGATAAGgtcaatttggaaaatttgtACTTGTGTTGCATTGTCAACAAGAAAGATATATCATCATTGCGAGACTTGAATGGATCTCACataaattggttgaaaagGATCCAAGACAAAGTTAAGTCTGTTGCATTTGAAACTTACGATATTGCccaagatcaattgaaagtgTTTGTGCACTACCATCCAAGCTATTACCATTTCCATTTGCACATTGTCAATGTTCACCATCCTGGTTTGGGTGATGGAATTGCTATTGGGAAGGCAGTCTTGTTGGATGACATCATCGATAATTTGGTCCTTGCTTATGATTACTATGAGAAAAAGACAATTGGATTCGTTTTGGGTGAAAATCATGGTTTATGGCAAATTGAGGGGTATAGAAGAGAACACGAGAGTAAATGA
- a CDS encoding Mdm12 protein (S. cerevisiae homolog MDM12 has role in phospholipid transport, protein import into mitochondrial outer membrane and localizes to ERMES), translating into MSFDINWDKLRSDAEISNSIKEFLHEQLQNLTLPSYISNLQVVEFSLGDIPPEITIRHIGDPFPDFYNAEDDDVSKEEEEFPFPNDQQKGSESDDEEDEEYDDDNTQDKLSTIAEGISMLDVSDEQYTSQHPTQISNSGTFCPPALNRSKESFQSVLHPYGMSGILGSANATGGGTGTETPTHILNPNILSSRVIPKISSKSETKNQSKAGVNDIQFIVEINYKGDMHIDLLVTLLVNYPSPKFISLPIKLHVTDLVIHSIATIAYLNNSVYLSFLCDVNDDFDGLGSNASTPGGNIVDYYFHDQHNKERIDIIKKIKIESEIGEVENNVLRNVGKVEKFLMEQLRGILRDEIAWPSWICIDMSDNEDYESL; encoded by the coding sequence ATGTCTTTCGACATCAATTGGGACAAATTAAGGAGTGATGCCGAAATCAGCAACTCGATTAAGGAGTTTCTCCATGAGCAACTTCAGAACTTGACCTTGCCGTCTTATATTTCGAATTTACAAGTTGTGGAATTTAGCTTAGGTGATATCCCACCAGAGATTACGATACGACACATTGGCGATCCTTTCCCTGATTTTTATAATGctgaggatgatgatgtactgaaggaggaagaagaattcCCCTTTCCAAATGACCAGCAAAAGGGTAGTGAATCGgacgatgaagaggatgaagaaTATGACGACGACAATACCCAAGACAAACTATCTACTATTGCAGAAGGTATATCGATGCTTGACGTTTCCGATGAACAATACACTTCGCAACACCCAACACAGATATCAAATTCAGGAACTTTTTGTCCTCCCGCTCTCAATCGGTCCAAAGAGTCATTCCAATCAGTGTTACACCCGTACGGAATGAGCGGTATCCTTGGTTCAGCTAATGCAACTGGTGGGGGGACTGGTACAGAAACGCCGACACATATACTAAATCCTAACATTTTATCTTCTCGAGTCATTCCGAAAATTTCAAGCAAGTCCGAGACCAAAAACCAATCAAAGGCAGGAGTAAATGATATCCAATTCATTGTTGAGATCAATTACAAGGGAGATATGCACATTGATTTGTTAGTTACTTTACTTGTGAATTACCCATCGCCCAAATTCATTTCCTTACCTATTAAGCTTCACGTCACGGATTTGGTAATCCATTCCATCGCTACAATAGCGTACCTCAATAATTCAGTATATCTCTCGTTTTTATGTGATGTGAATGATGACTTTGATGGTCTTGGCTCGAATGCCTCCACGCCTGGTGGAAATATCGTCGATTATTACTTCCATGATCAACATAACAAAGAACGTATTGACATTATAAAGAAGATCAAGATTGAGAGTGAAATTGGAGAAGTTGAGAATAACGTGTTGAGAAATGTTGGTAAAGTGGAAAAGTTTTTAATGGAGCAGCTACGAGGAATATTGAGAGATGAGATTGCATGGCCGAGCTGGATATGTATCGATATGagtgataatgaagattaTGAGAGTTTGTAG
- a CDS encoding Asc1 40S ribosomal subunit (similar to G-beta subunits): MSDQEVLVLRGTLEGHNGWVTSLATTPVHPDLLLSGSRDKTLIKWKLTGGEDNQYGVPQKSFKGHSHIVQDVTISADGAYALSASWDKTLRLWDLESGKTTRFVGHKGDVLSVSIAKNSRQIVSASRDKTVKVWNTIGECMATLTGHNDWVSAVRISPSGNNSLVISASWDKTVKSWDLTDYSTNADFIGHTGYISCITLSPDGSLCASAGKDGVIILWDLNSNKTLYTLDAKAEVHALAFSPNRYWLAAATTTGIKIFKLQERSLLDELKPEFAIGANAKDPEAISLAWSADGQNLFAGYTDNLIRVWQVMTPSA, translated from the exons ATGTCTGATCAAGAAGTTTTAGTTTTGAGAGGTACCTTGGAAGGTCACAACGGTTGGGTCACTTCATTGGCCACCACCCCAGTCCACCCAGATTTGTTATTGTCTGGTTCAAGAGACAAGACCTTGATCAAATGGAAATTGACCGGTGGTGAAGACAACCAATACGGTGTTCCTCAAAAATCATTCAAGGGTCACTCACACATTGTCCAAGATGTCACTATCAGTGCTGATGGTGCTTACGCTTTGTCTGCTTCTTGGGATAAGACCTTGAGATTGTGGGACTTGGAATCTGGTAAAACCACCAGATTCGTTGGTCACAAAGGTGATGTCTTGTCTGTCTCAATTGCCAAGAATTCTAGACAAATTGTTTCTGCTTCAAGAGACAAGACCGTTAAGGTTTGGAACACCATTGGTGAATGTATGGCTACTTTGACCGGCCACAACGACTGGGTCTCAGCTGTCAGAATCTCACCATCTGGTAACAACTCATTGGTCATCTCAGCTTCATGGGATAAGACTGTTAAG TCATGGGATTTGACCGACTACTCTACCAACGCTGACTTCATTGGTCACACCGGTTACATTTCATGCATCACTTTGTCCCCAGATGGATCATTGTGTGCTTCTGCTGGTAAAGATGGTGTCATCATCTTGTGGGATTTGAACTCAAACAAGACTTTGTACACCTTGGACGCTAAGGCTGAAGTTCACGCCTTGGCTTTCTCACCAAACAGATACTGGTTGGCTGCTGCTACCACCACTGGTATCAAGATCTTCAAATTGCAAGAAAGATCattgttggatgaattgaaaccagAATTTGCTATTGGTGCTAACGCCAAGGACCCAGAAGCCATCTCATTGGCCTGGTCTGCTGATGGTCAAAACTTGTTTGCTGGTTACACTGACAACCTCATCAGAGTCTGGCAAGTCATGACCCCATCAGCTTAA